Part of the Nitrospinota bacterium genome, AGTAATAGATAAAAAAGTGCCATCCTGAGGGCAACTCCATTAGTAACCTGATTTAATATCAAAGAACGCGGACCTTCCATCACATCCAAGGCTATTTCTATGCCTCGATTTACCGGGCCTGGGTGTACTATAAGAGCATCTTCGCGAGCTTTTGCCAAAACACCTGAAGTCAGACAAAAATAGTTTGAGTACTCTCTCAGGCTTGATAAAAGGCCCTGATTTTGTCTTTCCAATTGGATACGAAGGACCATGATCACATCAACGTCTTGAACGGCTTGCGCCAGATCATGACTGACCTCTACTCCAAAACGCTCAAAATCAAAGGGGATAAGAGGAGGGGGACCAACAACCTTGACTTTCATGCCCATGGTGTGCATCGCCTTAATATTTGAACGCGCTACACGGCTATGTGTGATATCGCCAACGATCGCAACATTAAGGCCGGATAACTCGCCTTTTTGAGACCGAATCGTAAGAAGATCAAGCAATGCCTGACTGGGGTGCTCATGGGCTCCATCACCAGCATTAATGATTGGACAATCTATAAATTGAGATAGCAGTGCGGGAGCACCCGAACATTGATGTCTGACAACAAGAATATCGGGGGTCATTGCTTCCAGGTTCCGCGCTGTGTCTATCAGATTTTCTCCTTTTACTGTGCTGCTTGTTGATCCTGATATATTTATGACATCAGCACTCAAACGCTTTCCAGCTATTTCAAAGGAGGTTCTTGTCCGGGTACTGGGTTCGAAAAAGAGATTGATAATGGTTTTTCCCCTAAGGGTGGGAACTTTCTTTATAGATCTTGTGGAAATTTCTTTAAATGAATCTGCGGTATCCAGAATTAGTTGAATGTCCTCTTTCGTTAAATCTTTTGTGGTTAAAATGTTATTTGTTGAAAGAGACATTAGTTGGACTTCTCCTGGATAATCACCTTATCCTCCCCATCCTCTTCATTTAACAGAACCTGAACATGTTTTGATTTTTCTGTGGGAACATTTTTGCCAACGAAATCCGGACGAATTGGTAATTCCCTGTGACCCCGGTCAATTAAGACAGCTAATTGAACTGAAGAAGGCCGCCCAAAATCCATCAGGGCGTCAATGGCCGCACGAATAGTTCTTCCTGTAAACAGAACATCATCGCACAGGATTATATGCTTATCTTCAAGAGCAAAAGAAATTTCCGTTTTTTTCAATTCTGGTTTCTGGATTCCCTCTGCGAGGTCATCTCTATAAAGAGTGATATCCAGAATTCCATGATCTACCACTACATTTTCAATTTCCTCAATTTTTGCTTTTAGCCTTTGTGATAAGACTACACCTCGAGTTCGAATTCCAACTAAAGCGATACGTCCTGCCCCATGATTGCGCTCCAGAATTTCATGAGATATCCGGCTCACCGCTCGAGAAATTTCTTTTTCATTAAAAAGTATAGAGTTCATAAAAAAGGCAAAAAAAAACCTCCCAAAGGCTATATAGAGCCAATGTAGGAGGAAGCAAAGGAATTGGTCGAAATAAGCATCTTTTTTCCCCTTAATAGCCTCACAGGACTATCTTAAAGAGTTAAGTTGGGGAAATATAACCAACTTCCATAAACAAGTCAAGATGTTGGGCTTTTTTATTGGAATTTTGCTAAAAATATGCGAATAACTCAAAAATCCACTTTTTTATGCTCGGCATACTTTGCACCCCCGCAAAAGGGGGATTAAAGAAAGAAGTATTTATAAATCATTGAAATTTAGTGTAAAAATGGCATAATTTCACCTTTTACTTTACCATGATTTAATGGTGTAGGTAAGCACTAAAACAGCGTATCGTTGTCTGGATGTCTGGTTGGATTGGTATAACAACCAACGTACTCATCAGGGAAAACGGTGTCAGGGAAGAACACCGATGCAAACTTTTACTGAAAATATGCTTGCGGCAAAAGAAAAAATGTTGGACATGGAGGGAAGCTCTGAG contains:
- a CDS encoding aspartate carbamoyltransferase catalytic subunit, whose translation is MSLSTNNILTTKDLTKEDIQLILDTADSFKEISTRSIKKVPTLRGKTIINLFFEPSTRTRTSFEIAGKRLSADVINISGSTSSTVKGENLIDTARNLEAMTPDILVVRHQCSGAPALLSQFIDCPIINAGDGAHEHPSQALLDLLTIRSQKGELSGLNVAIVGDITHSRVARSNIKAMHTMGMKVKVVGPPPLIPFDFERFGVEVSHDLAQAVQDVDVIMVLRIQLERQNQGLLSSLREYSNYFCLTSGVLAKAREDALIVHPGPVNRGIEIALDVMEGPRSLILNQVTNGVALRMALFYLLLGEKNANPN
- the pyrR gene encoding bifunctional pyr operon transcriptional regulator/uracil phosphoribosyltransferase PyrR, which gives rise to MNSILFNEKEISRAVSRISHEILERNHGAGRIALVGIRTRGVVLSQRLKAKIEEIENVVVDHGILDITLYRDDLAEGIQKPELKKTEISFALEDKHIILCDDVLFTGRTIRAAIDALMDFGRPSSVQLAVLIDRGHRELPIRPDFVGKNVPTEKSKHVQVLLNEEDGEDKVIIQEKSN